A window of the Lolium perenne isolate Kyuss_39 chromosome 7, Kyuss_2.0, whole genome shotgun sequence genome harbors these coding sequences:
- the LOC127316616 gene encoding sulfite oxidase has translation MPGLTAPTDYAEEPPRHPDLRINSKEPFNAEPHRSALVSSYITPVDFFYKRNHGPIPKVDDISRYSVSINGLVNKHIQLSMSDIRLLPKYNVTATLQCAGNKRTAMSKVRKVRGVGWDVSALGNATWGGAKLSDVLELVGIPKLSSVTTLGGKHVEFVSVDKCKEEKGGPYKASIPLKQATDPDADVLLAYEMNGEIINRDHGYPLRVVVPGVIGARSVKWLDSISIIKEECQGFFMQKDYKMFPPTVDWDNIDWSTRRPQMDFPVQSAICTLEDVDVIKEGKARIAGYAVSGGGRGIERVDISVDGGKTWVEAHRYQKSSVPYISDGAQSDKWAWVLFEATLDVPANAEIVAKAVDSAANIQPEKVEDIWNLRGILNTSWHRIKIQNSVCVAQSKM, from the exons GAGCCATTTAACGCTGAGCCTCATCGATCTGCGTTGGTTTCATCTTATATCACACCAGTGGATTTCTTCTACAAGAGGAATCATGGACCAATTCCAAAAGTCGATGATATCTCaag ATATAGTGTTTCCATCAATGGCCTTGTGAACAAGCATATTCAGCTATCCATGTCTGACATTAG GTTGCTTCCAAAGTACAATGTCACTGCAACGTTACAG TGTGCAGGCAATAAGAGAACTGCAATGAGTAAGGTACGGAAAGTGAGAGGTGTTGGATGGGACGTATCTGCTCTTGGAAATG CAACTTGGGGAGGAGCAAAACTATCTGACGTCCTTGAACTAGTTGGGATACCTAAACTCAGTTCAGTCACAACTTTAGGAGGCAAACACGTTGAGTTTGTCAGTGTTGACAAGTGTAAA GAGGAGAAAGGTGGCCCCTATAAGGCATCAATTCCATTAAAGCAGGCTACAGATCCTGATGCTGATGTCTTGCTTGCATATGAAATGAACGGAGAG ATCATCAACCGTGACCATGGATACCCACTCCGTGTTGTTGTACCTGGTGTCATAGGCGCACGCTCTGTAAAATGGCTGGACAGCATCAGCATAATCAAGGAAGAATGCCAG GGTTTTTTTATGCAAAAAGATTACAAGATGTTTCCACCTACCGTAGATTGGGACAATATTGATTGGTCGACTAGAAGACCACAAATGGATTTTCCTGTACAG TCTGCTATCTGTACCCTGGAGGATGTGGATGTTATCAAGGAAGGAAAG GCTAGAATTGCTGGATATGCAGTCTCAGGTGGCGGCCGTGGCATTGAGAGAGTAGATATATCTGTTGATGGGGGTAAAACATGGGTTGAGGCTCATAGATATCAGAAAAGCAGTGTCCCATACATCTCTGATGGAGCTCAAAGTGATAAGTGGGCATGGGTTCTCTTCGAAGCTACGTTGGACGTACCAGCAAATGCGGAGATAGTAGCTAAGGCG GTAGACTCAGCCGCGAATATTCAACCTGAAAAGGTGGAGGACATATGGAATCTGAGAGGAATCCTCAATACATCTTGGCACCGGATCAAAATACAGAATTCAGTGTGTGTAGCACAATCCAAAATGTGA